CAAGCAGCCATTTAGGGGCGGCGTACTATGCAGCAGAGGTAGTCATAGCGCAGGGGAGGAACCTCAAAGGTAACGCTTTTGAAATCCTGTTGCAGGCATTTCAAAACGATATAGGGCTTGTAAATAGCGCAATCAAGGGCAACGTGAATCATGGTCAGTCCAAAAAACTTACGGAAATCAAGTACAGCCTGATGGTGAGATGAGCAAGGCATATTGAAAGGGGGTTTGGAAGGCGATTTCCCAAAAGCAACGACCCAAGCCTTATAAATAATCGTGCAACAATGAAATAGACAAAGGCTTAGATAACGTGCCATGATTCAGGTGTTTTATTGGGTTCTAGACCGCGAAAATGGAAGAAAAAGAACAGGATGCGCTGGAAATGGGTCAAAAAGCGCAGGAAACGCTTAAAGAGGAAAATCAAGCGAAGGGTTGGCGAGCTTTAGGCAACAAGCGTGCTACTTTTAAGGCAGGAATGCTTTGCTGGCTAGCCTAAAGACTTGTGAAAGACCGCAGGTTGCCCGTCCGCAGATTCCTGGAATTCGCTGGTATTAGGTTTGGGACTTTGTAGCAGCAAATAAAAACCCAAAAGCACCTAAACAACTTGTTTTGGGGCTAGAATATGGCAGACGTGCAGGAAATTGCAAAGGGATACTACTTCAAGTGCAAGAACAAAAGGCCGCACATTGAGCGGGTGGCGTTTGCTAAGCTTCCAACCAAGTTTGGCAAGTTTACAATCCATGCATTTTGCAACTCCATTGACTGGAAAGAGCATGTTGCAGTTGTCAAGGGGGACGTTGAGGGCCAAAAAGGCGTGCCTGTGCGCGTGCACTCTGAATGCCTCACCGGTGATGTGATTGCGTCCCTCAAGTGCGACTGCCGCAGCCAGCTTGAGGCTGCACTCAAGTTTCTTGGAAGGCAAAAATGCGGGGCGCTTCTTTACATGAGGCAGGAGGGAAGGGGAATCGGACTAATCAACAAGATTAGGGCGTACGAGCTTCAGGACAGGGGACTTGACACCGTGGATGCCAACCTTGCCCTTGGGCTGCCCGAGGACCTGCGCGATTACAGGATTGCGTCTGAAATGATCAAGCTTCTGGGGGTGCGCTCCATAAGACTTATCACAAACAACCCGAAAAAGGCAAGCGAGCTGAAAAAGCACGGCATAAAGGTGAGCGGCAGGATAGGGCTTGTGCTTGCACCGACAAAATACAACCTCAAATACCTGAAGACAAAAAATCAGCGCATGGGGCACAAGATAAGGCTTCCAGGCAAGTTATCCATAAAAACCAAACTTCTTTGAAAGGCGCTTGAAAAATGGCAAAGCAAAAGCTGCCCAAAGTCACAATCTCCTGCGCCATGAGCTTTGACGGGAAATTGGCGGCAAAAGGCAGGAAAATTAGATTCTCTGATGGCGCGGATTGGGAAAGGCAATACATGGAGAGGGGAAGGCACGGCGCACTTTTGATAGGGGTGAACTCGGTTGGCGACCACTCTTATTCTTCAAGGGGATTTGGAAAAGATCCGGTAAAGGTTATTCTTGACTCTTCCCTGAAAACAAAACCCTCCGCAAGGATATTCGGGAAAAAAAGCGAAACAGTGAAAGGCATTGACGCCATAATATTCTATACACACAGGGCAAGCAAAGGAAGAATTGAGGCATATAATAAACTGGGAAGAGCTTGCCTTGTCAATCTTGGCAAGGAGATAAAAGCGAAAAAAGTGCTTGAGGTTCTTGCAAAAAAATTTGGTGTGAAAAGCGTGCTTGTCGAGGGCGGGGGAAAAATAATCCACTCGTTTTTGTCAGCCGGTCTTTTTGACAAAATCATAATGTTTGTAAGCCCCGTTGTACTTGCAGGCAATGGCAAAGAGAGTGTCAAGTTTGCCTCCGGAGGGCTTTTGTGGCCGCCTGCAAGGCTGAAAATTTTGCGCGTTTATAGGCAAGGAATTGGGTACGTTGTTGAGGCAGAAAAAGACAGTTCCTAGACGGGCTCAAACTGCCAGCTTGCCTTGACAACATTGAGGATGACTTGAGTGTTTGTGTGCTGCACATGCTGCAGGTTGAGTATTGATTTAATCAGCTCTGAAAACTGCTTTCTTGACTTTGCGGCGATAATTGAAATGCAGTCGCACTCCCCCGTCACGTCATAGACTGCAACGACACCGGGCAATGTGCTGATTCTTTTCTGGGTTTCTATCAGCTGACCCTTTGTGATGTTCACCTGGACAATTCCAAGAAAATCAAAGCCAAGGGCGGTCAGGTCAACGTTCACCCCAAAGCCCCTTACAATTCCAGCCTTTTCAAGCTTTTCAAGCCTGCTTATCACTGTTGTCGGATGGAGCTGGAGTCTTTGTGCAACCTGCCTGTATGACTGGCGCGAGTTTTTCCTAAGCTCGCCTAGGATTTCTGCGTCTGTTTTGTCAAGGCCAAAGGCGCCTTTTGCAGCCCCGCGTGTCTGAAGCGACATTTGTTCACCAAATAAGCTGTATTTATG
This is a stretch of genomic DNA from Candidatus Parvarchaeota archaeon. It encodes these proteins:
- the ribA gene encoding GTP cyclohydrolase II; its protein translation is MADVQEIAKGYYFKCKNKRPHIERVAFAKLPTKFGKFTIHAFCNSIDWKEHVAVVKGDVEGQKGVPVRVHSECLTGDVIASLKCDCRSQLEAALKFLGRQKCGALLYMRQEGRGIGLINKIRAYELQDRGLDTVDANLALGLPEDLRDYRIASEMIKLLGVRSIRLITNNPKKASELKKHGIKVSGRIGLVLAPTKYNLKYLKTKNQRMGHKIRLPGKLSIKTKLL
- a CDS encoding Lrp/AsnC family transcriptional regulator; protein product: MNTLLHKYSLFGEQMSLQTRGAAKGAFGLDKTDAEILGELRKNSRQSYRQVAQRLQLHPTTVISRLEKLEKAGIVRGFGVNVDLTALGFDFLGIVQVNITKGQLIETQKRISTLPGVVAVYDVTGECDCISIIAAKSRKQFSELIKSILNLQHVQHTNTQVILNVVKASWQFEPV